In a genomic window of Aricia agestis chromosome 2, ilAriAges1.1, whole genome shotgun sequence:
- the LOC121739762 gene encoding 28S ribosomal protein S21, mitochondrial has product MFITVKLLANKHPSFIARTVFVKNNNVDDACRLINRIMGKEGLLEQFRLTRYYEKPFQTRRRINHEKCKALYNEDMERKIQFVLRKNRHEPFPGCH; this is encoded by the exons ATGTTTATTACTGTAAAATTATTAGCAAATAAACACCCTTCTTTTATTGCGCGGACAGtttttgtcaaaaataataaCGTAGATGATGCATGCAGACTTATAAATAGAATCATGGGCAAGGAAGGTTTGTTGGAGCAATTCAGATTAACCAGATATTATGAGAAACCATTCCAG aCCAGACGAAGAATTAATCACGAAAAGTGCAAGGCTTTATACAATGAAGATATGGAAAGAAAAATACAGTTTGTATTGAGAAAAAATAGGCATGAACCATTTCCTGGATGTCACTAA
- the LOC121739761 gene encoding out at first protein produces the protein MEKITVKVIILYMFFQQTNLQLLINVKNQGGDVMQEAIVANVSEDTVTLEFLRSDGVFVSQLVDFTNEVEAMKVIIPGEEELGQTGYQTLCFLTHAAQADFIAPDAMAKLRQKNPGTVRVAEEDKGWRQTTATAWAGRATRLLSPAAARHCAPAGDKVYLRTSDLSRWAPRPGVEQSYTAEVTPFPANALSETSDGFPEVGVCVAETNATKACICHLEVCVNWYPCGLKYCKGKPQGGLSYRCGIKTCRRCYRYHFYVKRRESCITYI, from the exons atggaaaaaattaCAGTGAAAGTTATTATTTTGTACATGTTTTTCCAACAAACCAATTTACAGCTTTTGATAAATGTTAAGAATCAG ggTGGTGATGTAATGCAAGAGGCAATAGTGGCAAATGTATCAGAAGACACAGTGACTCTAGAATTTTTACGCTCAGATGGCGTATTTGTATCGCAACTCGTCGATTTCACAAAT GAAGTTGAAGCGATGAAAGTCATAATTCCTGGTGAAGAAGAGCTTGGACAAACGGGTTACCAAACTCTATGTTTCTTGACTCATGCTGCACAAGCTGATTTTATAGCCCCTGATGCTATGGCCAAATTAAGACAG AAAAATCCTGGAACTGTAAGAGTTGCAGAGGAAGACAAAGGTTGGCGACAGACAACAGCAACAGCATGGGCTGGCCGCGCAACTCGCTTGCTGTCACCTGCAGCTGCTCGACATTGTGCACCAGCAGGGGATAAAGTTTATTTGCGTACTTCGGACTTGAGTAGATGGGCACCTCGGCctg GTGTTGAACAATCATACACAGCAGAAGTTACACCATTTCCTGCCAATGCTCTGTCTGAAACATCAGATGGATTTCCTGAGGTTGGAGTTTGTGTAGCAGAAACAAATGCTACAAAAGCATGCATTTGTCACCTTGAG gtGTGTGTTAATTGGTATCCATGTGGACTAAAGTACTGCAAAGGAAAACCTCAAGGAGGTCTGAGCTATCGCTGTGGTATCAAAACATGTCGCAGATGCTACAGATATCATTTTTATGTGAAAAGACGAGAATCATGTATTACCTACATATGA